The genomic interval CAAGTCGAGCTATCGAGATGCCGGGTCGGCTACTCTTCCTGCCGCTCGGGAAGGTATCTCGCCCAATCGGGCACCTACCCTTgggtgttgaccactttgacttccTATCGCGCGGGCCccgtcttaccaccggatcagtacACTTCTAGAAGATCTCATGAGAGGGAAGTTGACCTTTGGTATTTGTGCAGAGGCTAAAGGTTTGCTTAAAGTGATGATGACATTTGATTTTGTGTTTATGTTATTGTTGATGCATAGAGTTTTAGAAACATCTGATATGTTGTGCCAAGCATTGCAACGAAAAAATCAAGACATTTTGAATGCAATGAGTTTAGTTGCTACTACAAAATTGCTTTTCCAGAAAATGTGAGATGATGAGTGGGATGATTTTCTGTGAAGTGTGAATAATTTTTGTGATACTCATGATATTGTAGTGCCTGATTTGATTCATCGTTATATTGAAGATATTAAGCTTCTTGTCAGTAGAAAAATCCGTTTACAATGGAGTAATTCTATCATTTTCATTTATTTAATGTTGTGATTAACAAACAATTGATGGAGTTGAATACAAGATTTATTGAGGAATCAATAGAGCGTCTTACTCTATGTGAAGCCTTGAATCCAAGTGATGGTTTCAAATCATTTTCTAAAAGTGCAATTTATTctttaattgagaaattttatccTAGTGATTTTTCTAAAGATGACATGAAACATTTGAAGACTCAATTGGATCATTACAAGCTCGATGTATCTGAGGACCCGAGGTTTAAAGATGTCGATTCTCTTCCCAAATTATGTCGACTACTGGTTGAAACAAAGAAGTCAAAGATTTATTTCGTTATTGATGATTCGTCTGGTCTTAACTCTTCTAGTTTCAACAGCTACAACAGAACGAGTATTTTCAGGGATGAAACTTCTCAAAACACCACTTCACAACAAAATGAAGCAAGAATATTTGAATAATGCAATGGTCTTATATATTGAGAAAGAGATAGCTCGTGAAATTGATATAGAGTACATAATTGATAGGTTTGATCTCTTGAAAAATAGAATGTTGTAATTAAAATAGTATTTTATTGAAGTTACATCTCTTTTGACAAAAATTGTACTTTTTTGTTTATGCATATTATATAATTATTGATGCTTGaattttttataaacatttatctagatttGATGATTTTATAGAGAAACGTGTAATTTACATTAAATGTTTATATTATGTTGAAAATAATATAGTGACTTTAGTTTAATATTCAATTTTCCAACCTCTCCTATTTCAAAATAGGAACTATGCCCCTCATAACTGCTATAACATAAATTTAACGTTTGTCATTAttatagtaatttttttaaaaaaatactataataaaattaaaatcatgtatGGTCGTGGTTATCCAGAGTCgaatctaatatatatataaatgaattATGATGTCAGCAGCAAAGCCATTGAATGAGCTTTATGGTTCCATTGCAGCTTCTTCACCACCCCTGTGAATGTTATTTCTTCTGCAGCATTtgctgctttctctccttcttctgtGTATGAAATTATTGCGTCCACTTGTAAAGCTCAAGCAGGAGAAATGAGAATAGTCAATATGGAATCGCCGATTATTCAAAGTCAACGGAGTTGACTGTTGATGATTATGCCGAGAGGAAATTGACTGATCAAAATATGTATTCAAGAAGTTGTGTACTTGTGTAAGGGAGGAAAAGAGAAAACTCATTGTTCCCATAAATCTCGAATAAAGAAGTTCATCTTTATTAAAATTCCCACCGTGCCTAGAGTCGTAGCTTGTACGACCTCACTGTAATTACTAAGttgattaagtagttaattaatcgGAATTCACTCTAATGACAGCTTAGGTGAAATCGTCTCAGTCTTTCAGATGGTTCTCTACTGTCCAGAACAAAAATAAATCATGAAGATATCACCCAGTTAAAACAGTATATAAGAAATGATTGAAATAATCAAGAGACATTTTATACCTGTGAAAATCAAccttaaatttattaataataatatctgGAATCAACTGCGTCACCCGTGGAGAACATAATCAAGTTCGTTAATTAATTACTCGGTGTAAGTGCACCTCTTTAATTATATATGGATATATATATTATAggattataattaaaataatatacaatatttaatatatagataaatcaaaattaagtaTCATTTTGACAGGGCATCCTTTATTTTAAGATAGATGAAATCACGAAAAGCATGACGTCATAGTTCACCTTTCTGCAAGCAATGAATAAGCCATTAATGATGACGGCCCCACTCATTTATTGTGCAGATTTTACAGATCGCGCACATACTTTTCGATTTTTACTTATCATCCTTTATTTTTTActcattaataaaaataaaccaaTGTAAATTTAACATATCACTATAATTTACTCCTTTTTTTGGTATATTTGCCAAATGGCCCTTAGATTTTCCCTTATTCTTTGTTTATATTACGTGTTTTTAAATATATATGTCGTTAATAAAAATAAGGAGGTCAGAATGTTGGAAAACGTACATACGGTAAAATAATTATGCGGGTAAAATCATGAGCAAACTTTGACCGCTTAGGGACTTTAAAGTTTTTTATTAAGATGTTGGATTCGAAATTTGACTATCTCATAAATTAAGCATTTAGTGTCCTATTTATTTTCAAGGAAAAAAAAGATGAACTATATATTTATTTAGCACACGAgagtatttaatttcctttttttttctctttaaaaattaatcataTTTCCAATTTTAGGGATAATTAATTGAGTGTTGCCAGATCCTTCCAAAATCTCATAATTACAGAGGGCGCCCTTCCACCGGCTCCTCTCATTAAATAAACTCACCGTCTCCCCTTCTCCTTCAACACGCTGCTGCGTTCTTTCTTTCTCTTCGCCTCAAATTCTCCGGCCGGTCATCTCAGCCATATGGACGTCGTGGTTGGCTCGATCGCAGGCAAGACGGATCTCATCACCCTCGATCTCCTTGGCGCCAAATCCGCGCCCAAAGATCTCGATCCTGCTGATCTAAAGGTTGCGCCTTTCGCGGATATTCATAAGTTGGTATGTTGGTTCCAGcgtaaatttcgaattttgaatctGATTCGCCTCTGATTCTTGTCGATTGATGGCGGATCTTGTTGCAGGACCTCAATCTGGCCCCCGCCGGCGCCCTGAATGACGCGGCGGGGCTGATCCCCGGGTGTCAGAGCGTGTGCACCATCGAGAAGGTGAAGTGGGCGCTCGAGCAGGCGGCGGAGCGGGAGACGCGCGGGGGCAGGGAATCGGAGCAGAGGCAGCGGAGGGACGCCGCGTCGGACGTCGACGGCGGATCTCCATCGTCGTCTTCGTCGTCGTCGGTCACGGTGGCGTCGGTCAAGCGCCGCGCCGAGTGCGCTCCCGAGGGAGCGGATGATGGACGGGCGGACGGAGGCGACTCCGCCGGGGGAGGCGGCGGCAGTCTCGTGGCGGTCGGTTGCACCAGCTGCCTCTCGTACGTGCTGATCTCGAAGGGGGACCCGCGCTGCCCTCGATGCGACGGCCGGATCGCTCCCAACTCTCTGCCGGCGGCGTTGTCGGCGGCGCTGGCTCTGCCGCAGTCCAAAAAACCACGAATCGACCTTAACTTTTCCCTTTAGGTCCCTGTAATATTTCCATATCATGTAATACGCTCTTCTCTACTTTATAAAAACACACAAAGTTtcgattttaataaattttaaagtattttaatataatacTATTTTATGTATAACTATGGTAATACCTATTATAGTAAAAGCTtggaaattataaaaaaaatattttttataatgataaaaataaaatataagtgAATTTGTTTTGCCAGAAGAATCTACTTGagattttgataatttgattaccaatcatttattatttttatttgattaatgCCATTACATTTCGAGGAATACTAGGATTTCACAGTGGAGTATAAATATACTACTACAATTATACAATTATTGTTTAATAAATGCACATTTAAGCTCTGCAGATGCAAAGATTAAAACAATCTTATTTAAGCATAGCGCAGTAAAAGGCGGTCAAATAGCAGTAATTAATTATATTGTTATTATTTTGATATTCAAATTTAAGAATTGCGTGGCGCTTGCTCATTGGTCAATACGTCATTTTCTCAATTTATTGCGGGCATTAAAATCGATTAATGCTCGGCAATTTAATGCGCTGACACTGATCGGTCACTGATAAAAGTCTTGCCCTGTGTTATGGCCGTGCAATTAATTTTacgatttattttccttttttttttttaatgaaagtaGGTCATTTTCTCTATTTTTCATCAATTAAATAGTCGTTAATTTATTATTGCTTTAAATTGAAAtacttagaaaattaaataaaacgtTTTCTTGTGCGAGACGTCGCCGTCGGCATTGATGGCGAGTGGGGGCGCCGGCCGGCGGACTCCCATCGCATTGAATGCGAGCATTGTCATCATTTTAAAAAtgctttctttttatttttttaaaaaatatttttaaagtattattcTAACTGGACAATTTTTTTATCCATTATTGTTGAATTTGGAGAAGAGAGTGGCTTTGCAGAGTGAGTGGACGACGAACGGATCGATAGGGGGGAGTACGAAGATGAACGGTGAGGGCAGCTCGGTCCCGACGCCTGCGTGCTCTGCTCCCCTTTGTCGTCTTCTCTCTTGCGTCTGTTCACCTCGTCCGCCATTAATGGATGTCTGCGAGCCTTGCTCCCCACGTATATACCGCGTAAGATGTACGCGAGGGTAAAATGCAATATGAATAAAAAACATGGATTAGTTTAGATAAATGAGAAGGTGAAAGCATGAGTGTGATTAAATGTAATCGCGGACTCCGACCACTGTCGCCAAAGAGGGTCGCTGCCTCTAGGGTAGAGCTGGACGCTCAGCCTTGTCTCGCCGCCGCCGGGAGGAAGGCGATCGGTCCCTCTTCGTTGTCTGTTGACAGGCGGATTCGAGGCGGACTACAACGACGCCTTGAAGCGTGCACGAAAGCCCAGAATCGATCCAATGTCCTCCAGCTAAATCTTGTAATCCCCGAATGAtttctatatcctttttctttaatttccaTCTCGAACATTTTCTGTGTTTTCCTTTCTTTTCGTTATTATATCTCTTCTTATAAATAAACGTTGTTTCTAGGATGTCTGTCTTGTATAATTTAGTCTTCGGTCTCTTTTTTGTCTGTAAATGTGCACGAAATGATATTTCGTTTTCAGCGCATGTATGTCTATTGCTTGCTCTTTAGCTATTCACCGTCAACTAACTGGCGTTTGCTTCTAATGATGAATGTTTCTTCTCTTAATCCTCTTGGAGTTTTTCATACTCTTTCTAATCGAGGCTGCTAAATATGCTCGTTTCTTATTCGATTGCTTTCCTGTCTGTAGTTTCATATGTTTGCGCTATGTTTGTTGTTGTTGATTTGTGCTGTCAGAAACAGATATGGCTGTATCTTATATGATCTACATTGCTATTTGTTACTCTCTATATTGTGGATTATGATTATTGTTATTTTTTGGTTTGACATTTACGATGTTCTTTATGTTCAAACCTCCACCAGAAAAATGGACATGCCCTCCCTACACTGGTAGtatcttttaatacttcatgATATAGGTTTGACCAATAGAGTCCACAAATATTAAAATTGTCCATTTTCTGAAGGGATGACACAATTTGTTTCTCGGTTTGCTGAACCAACTGATCCAGAAGGCCATATGCTTTATTTTCTAGCTAAGGAATTGTTTGAAGTTGTTTAGCTGGGATATCAGCACACAAGTACTTAGTGATCTATTGCTTATATGTTCATGCCGTGATGACACTAAGTGCTCTGACTAATGTGTGATTGCCAAGTGAAATTCACTTATGAATGAGCAATGGTTGGTAGTCTAGTGCATCACCAAGGGTATGGGATCGTGACATTTATATTAGTCATAGATGGCACAGTGAGTTCCATAATATATCAGGTTTACTGACTTGATAGCAATATTGAGAAGCCAGAAGATTTTGCCTCGTGAAGTCTGTGAATAGCACAGGTATCCTCAAATTATATGTAGGTTTCATTAATTTCTTCAATTTAGTGCTGGCCAGTGGTTGCTGttcatagctataatccaatttAATGGTAAATGGCTAGTTtctaaaagaaacaaaaaatggtAAGAGAGATTTCCTTCAACTCTAAATGTTACCATGCCATTCTTAATTTTCTTCTTGTCTATTATCTCTACTTACTACACGCCACAGGCATTCTGCCTTATCCTTGGTTCTACAAAGGTAATCAGGTAGTAATCATCGTGATTGATTACTTCATGAAGGGAGAAAATTCTTCTAATTTTCCCTTGGATTTAAATGCAATAACTGAGTATTTATGGTACTTTAGGGTGAAGTCCAACTTAGGGCATTTTCAATTGTTAAATAtctccataattttttttttttagtttccaaTATGCCACATCAATGCCATATCAAAAGTGAAAAATCTACACTTCTCCCCACAATCAAAAAACCTCCAAATAACTTTTTTAGTAGGTTATACATTACAAATcatatatctttatttattatttttttcatttaatatctctatataatttttatttaatattttaattaattttgatctttaatttaatttatttaaaatttttaattaataaattaattaacttatgatttttaatttaatttataattttcatttaatatttaattaacttatgaattttaatttaattatagccatttgtattttttttaacttatcaaatatatttattttcgaaAGAAAGGAGTATAACTTTGACCATTAAATAAAACATTTTAATTGTTTAAAAAGTTAAACatgtaatattattttttcaatgattaatgACTCCATCTCcaaaagaaaaaaattgatttgaaaaatcaaACCTGCTCTTGCACTAAAAACCCCAAAGCTCATTTCCACACTCATTAAAGCTTTTTTTGTTAAacttttttaattttacaaatcTTTTAAAAAGCTTGCATTGGAGATTGTGGATATCTTTGCATCATTCAGAGGCTTTTATGCTTTCAGAAGGTTTTTGTAGTACTTCAATAATTcacttttattattattcttaaaaTTCCCTGGTAAGGGGGTGTGCGGTAAAACTATTTAATTATTCTGGAACATACATCATTTTTTCTGCCAACTCAATTGGTAGGGTGGTGATGCATCTCACATGGGGAAGCTGTACACCTATGAAGGTGAGCACGGCTATTTAGGCATGAGTGCCTGTTTGCCGTGCCATTGAGAAAACTGACCATACTACAAAGTGCCTATAAGCACATCTTCAATAATTAAACCTCTAGATGAGGTTTTTTGTAACCTCCAATATGCCACATCAATGgcacatcaaaaataaaaaaaacctaTTATTCTatctacaataaaaaaaaatccttttacaaTTTTTTTGTGGGTCCTACATTACAAATCACAAATCACATAATCACATTGTAACATTATTTTATCATTAATTACAAGCTCAATCTTCAAGAGAAAAAACAGATTTGAGTTTTCAATACTACTCTTGAACTACAAACCTCAAATCTTACTTCTATAATGGTTCAAGCTTTTTTATTGAGGCTTTTTAATTTTGCAAAACTCTCACAAACCTTACATTGAAGATGCCCTAATGCTTTCTATGTTGCTTGAGGAATATTTCTTTATAATTTGTTTTGCCAGGTGCAATTGGTTACTGATAAGGAAACAAATCAACCAAGAGGATATGCCTTCATTGAATATGTGCATACACGTGAAATGACAAGTGCGTCTTAAATTCTTAAAAGTTGTACATCACACGTATTGCAGCCTATGATTGAATATTGCCTTTGCATCATACAGCTGCATACGAGCAAGCTGATGGGAGGAAGCTTGGTAATAGATGAGTTCTTGTGGACGTGGAACGGGGAAGAACTGTACCGAATTTGCGGCCTCGAAGGTTTAGGTGGTGGGCTTGGTACAATCAGGACAGGGGGTGAGGAAGTTGGGCAGAAGCATTCCACCAGGTATCTCAAGTAGTTCTTAGTGTTCTATGCAGTTTTAGCTTTCTGGATTTATATGTTTGGTTGACTTGATTGACAGATTAAGCTGTTTGGTGTTGCCTCATTGTTTTATTTGATTCACTAGTAGCTTATAAACAATTTGCTATCATATACTATAAAAGCATTGCTTTGACAGATCTTCAAGTCAGCATTACTGCTAGGATGGTATGGTGATATTAGCTCTTCTTAGAATATGTAGGTATTTTTTTCTTAGAGTTATTATCCAATCCCTCAAGTTTCCACCTTTATTGATGAAGGTGGGTTTCAAACCTAACACCTTTGTAATACCTCCTAAGGCTTTTACCTTCTAAGATAGACAAGAGATTCCTGGAAAAATTATTGATATGTTGATTTTTTCTCAACAAAAAGGAGGTAATGACGAAGCTATCATAAATATAACAAGAATAGATGGATGAAATATGGATAGAAACTTTCCGAGTTGTGTGATTGTCTCCTGTTTCTTGggctaaaaggaaagttttatgtcGAAGCCACTTTATAGTTTATAGATTAGAATGTTCGGCAGTTTAGTAACAACACAAAGAATTGATGCAGTGGTATTTTAAGATGGATGCAAGAAGTTACCAGCTAAAACaaagtaaaaattattatttaggtGTAGTTTGAAGGAAGATAAAATGAGATAAACTTGATTAAGATGACATGTGCATTTCAAATATGATTGAGATTTTATAGTTAGCTGAgttgaatcaattaaaattttggtGTGGGGTAAAAAGGACTTGTGTAACGAAGAGTGTTAAAGAGATTTGGATATTACTGATTATATAGCCTTGATAGAGTTCAAGGCGGGATACATTTTTTATTGTTGAATGTAAAATGACTTAGTAACACCCACGGATGATTGTCTCTTGACTTGCAACtggtatatatatattatcttgaGCCTCTGAAGCAGTGTAACCAACAGATCAGCTACTTGTGTATAATTATCATACAAATTGCATCTGCAATTTTTAGTTTGGAACCAGTTTGTATAATTATCATACCAACAGTTCGAGGTTTTTACCGCCGCCAGCTAAGGACTTTCTCCCTCTCACACCCTTCGTTGGCGTCGACGAAGCCGCCGGCGCTCCCCTCCTCCATTCCTCTACCACTTTTCCTCCAACCTCTCCACCCCAGCGCGGGCACCAGGAGGAGGGAGGTCTTTGTTTTTGAGGCTGGCTGCGCCGATGCCATCACCTTGGCTCTACGCCACCGCCACCCAGCAGATCTGCACTGCCTACTCCTCCTTCGGCGCCGGCGAGCGGCCACCTCCTCTTTTTTCCCTCTCTTTCTCTGCACTGCGGGTTCTTTTCAGGGCCGCCGCCTAGTTGAGGAAGGGGGCTCTCGTGTCCCGCCCTCGTCGTCGTCTGCTGGAATCGGCATCACTGCCTCCGCCTAAGGCAGTTGGCACATCGGCATGCCACACCCCTTTGGGACGCTTAAGGCCGACGTCGCCACTGCCATCCTCCCACGCCAGCACCATTGCGACCTCTTCATGTCGCGGGCCTCGGGGCCTTCTCCTTCGTCATCGGCAGCCAGCTTGAGCGTCGCCTCTAGCGCCGAGATTGCCACAGGCGCCTTTGGTGGTCAGCGCCTCCGGCATCTAGCGCCGTCATCTCTGGCAGCCACTGCCGCAGCCGCTTACACCTCCGGGTAGTCGTCGTCACCCTTCAAACAGTTGTCGTCCGAGAGCTAACGTATCGTACTATGCCACTATTGTatcccggcctgcgagccgatggaGTATTCGGCATTCGTGCTGCTGTTGCACTTATTTGCTACTCAGGGCCGCGACGACTCGATCGACCCATTCATCCATCCGAGGACgtccccggggccagggtacgccATCATACCTTTCCtgcatttatttcactattctgCTATTAGTATTCGGTTACTTATATATTTTCGGGATATGCCTCGAGCATGGGGGTGCTGGGGGACTAGGGCGATTCGGTCGTTGGCCGCAGGTAGCAttaaccagaggacttctgacgattcGGTCAACATAGAAGACAGCTCACCACCGGGTAATGGAGAtacggtcaaccttccagacacgacATATTGGCAGGTTTGTCTTCTCAGCTTCTCGATAGGAACAAATTTTGCGTCGTTTGTGGGAACGCACCTATCTGGAATGTTAAGACGGACGACCCTGAAAGTTTCACTATCCTTATGGCCTTGATGGGTTTCGACGAGTATATCGTatcctcctcactccacgggtattcgggagtcgagaaattgagtcagatcttCTGTTGGTCGGTAGGTCAGTTTTTCAGTTATATTCTCTTTCGGTCATAGAATTTATCATAGTTTCTCGAACGAGGACTCCCGTGTCGATTGATCGGATTTCCttcatatccgagccacgggctcgatgccaaAGGCCCTCGAGTCGATCGGCCGAGTGTgtattatatccgagccacagacTTAATGTCAAAgatcccgtgccgatcgaccggacgtatattatccgagccatgggCACGATATTGAAGATCTTGTGTCGATCGAatgggcgtatattatctgagcaaTGGGCTTGATATCGAAGATCTTGTGTCGATCTaacgggcgtatattatctgagcaacgggctcgatgtcgaagacctcgTATCGATTGGTCgggggtatattatccgagccacggctcgatgtcgaagaccccgtgccgatcggccgggcgtatattatccgagtcacgAGCTTGATGTCGAAGGCACTGTGCCGATCGATCGGgctcggtcgggcgtatattattcgagccaccggctcgatgtcgaagactccgcgccgatcggccgggcgtatattatccaagTCACGGGTTCGATATCAAAGACACTGTGCCGATTGGTCGGGTGTATATTattcgagccaccggctcgatatCGAACACTCTGTGCCGATCGGTTGGgcgta from Zingiber officinale cultivar Zhangliang chromosome 6B, Zo_v1.1, whole genome shotgun sequence carries:
- the LOC121989605 gene encoding uncharacterized protein LOC121989605, which produces MSVIKCNRGLRPLSPKRVAASRVELDAQPCLAAAGRKAIGPSSLSVDRRIRGGLQRRLEACTKAQNRSNVLQLNLVQLVTDKETNQPRGYAFIEYVHTREMTTAYEQADGRKLGNR
- the LOC121990688 gene encoding uncharacterized protein LOC121990688, with the protein product MDVVVGSIAGKTDLITLDLLGAKSAPKDLDPADLKVAPFADIHKLDLNLAPAGALNDAAGLIPGCQSVCTIEKVKWALEQAAERETRGGRESEQRQRRDAASDVDGGSPSSSSSSSVTVASVKRRAECAPEGADDGRADGGDSAGGGGGSLVAVGCTSCLSYVLISKGDPRCPRCDGRIAPNSLPAALSAALALPQSKKPRIDLNFSL